In Roseofilum reptotaenium CS-1145, one DNA window encodes the following:
- the truB gene encoding tRNA pseudouridine(55) synthase TruB: MTFGFLNLNKLAGYTSHDCVARVRRLLRTKRVGHGGTLDPAAVGVLPIAVGKATRLLQFLPQDKAYQATIKFGLRTETDDLEGEEIESQPVPDLSLESIQLVLSEFQGKIEQIPPIYSAIQVGGKRLYKLARQGEVVQVPARTVEVYDLQILDWRPGDFPELDVEIACGPGTYIRAIARDLGNRVNAGATLAQLTRTQSSGFRLSQSLTLEELETQVEQQTFTPISGHVALSHLPECILSPSQVRSWFHGQQLSIRNKTLSGTVVRVSSQTGGFLGIGELEQTDLQWVLHPKVVFS; this comes from the coding sequence ATGACGTTTGGATTTCTCAACCTCAATAAACTCGCTGGTTACACGTCCCATGATTGTGTGGCACGGGTTCGTCGCTTATTACGCACCAAGCGAGTTGGCCATGGAGGAACCCTAGATCCTGCGGCGGTTGGGGTTCTACCTATTGCTGTAGGGAAAGCCACTCGTCTGTTGCAGTTTCTACCTCAAGATAAAGCGTATCAAGCCACAATTAAGTTTGGTCTACGGACAGAAACGGATGATTTAGAAGGAGAGGAGATCGAAAGTCAACCGGTTCCCGATCTGAGTTTAGAGTCGATTCAATTGGTTTTAAGCGAATTTCAGGGCAAGATTGAACAAATTCCTCCGATTTATAGCGCGATTCAGGTGGGAGGAAAGCGTTTGTATAAATTGGCTAGACAGGGGGAAGTCGTTCAAGTGCCAGCACGGACGGTGGAAGTGTACGATCTTCAGATTCTTGATTGGCGGCCGGGGGACTTTCCAGAGCTGGATGTGGAGATCGCCTGTGGCCCAGGAACCTATATTCGGGCGATTGCCCGCGACTTAGGTAATCGAGTGAACGCGGGGGCAACGTTAGCTCAGTTAACCCGCACCCAAAGCAGTGGATTTCGTTTAAGCCAGAGTCTGACTTTGGAGGAGTTGGAAACCCAAGTAGAGCAGCAAACCTTTACCCCCATTTCGGGTCATGTTGCCTTAAGTCATCTTCCAGAGTGCATTCTTTCCCCGTCCCAAGTGCGCTCCTGGTTCCATGGTCAACAATTGTCCATCCGTAATAAAACACTCTCCGGGACAGTAGTGCGCGTCAGTTCCCAAACGGGCGGGTTTCTCGGTATTGGAGAACTTGAGCAAACTGATTTACAGTGGGTTTTACATCCGAAAGTTGTTTTTTCTTAA